In candidate division WOR-3 bacterium, the following proteins share a genomic window:
- a CDS encoding 2-oxoacid:acceptor oxidoreductase family protein codes for MAEVLEVRWHGRGGQGAKTAALLFGEAALETGKFIQAFPEYGPERMGAPVTAFNRLADEPIWSHSGIKNPDIVVVLDPSLIEPAKVTEGLKPDGILLVNTAENPEDLRKRLNLPATVKVYTVDASAIAMETVGKDVPNTPMLGALVRVTGVLKLEPMIAAIRSKLSVKFRGREKLVEDNLKSIRRAYEEVKGLN; via the coding sequence ATGGCAGAAGTTCTTGAGGTTCGCTGGCATGGTCGCGGCGGTCAGGGTGCAAAGACCGCAGCGCTTTTGTTTGGCGAGGCGGCGCTTGAGACCGGTAAGTTCATTCAGGCATTTCCTGAGTACGGTCCGGAAAGGATGGGAGCGCCGGTTACCGCTTTTAACCGGCTTGCTGATGAGCCCATCTGGAGCCATTCGGGAATCAAGAACCCTGATATTGTTGTTGTCCTTGACCCTTCTTTGATTGAGCCGGCAAAGGTAACAGAGGGTTTGAAACCGGACGGAATTCTTTTGGTGAATACCGCTGAGAACCCCGAGGATTTGCGCAAGAGGCTGAATCTGCCAGCAACGGTCAAGGTTTATACGGTTGATGCCTCGGCAATAGCAATGGAGACAGTTGGAAAGGATGTGCCCAATACGCCGATGCTGGGTGCTTTGGTTCGGGTGACCGGGGTCTTGAAGCTGGAGCCGATGATTGCAGCGATAAGGTCAAAGCTGAGCGTGAAGTTCCGCGGCAGGGAAAAACTGGTTGAGGATAACTTAAAGAGTATTCGCCGGGCTTATGAAGAGGTTAAGGGTTTGAATTGA
- the porA gene encoding pyruvate ferredoxin oxidoreductase — translation MIVAKTGNEALAYAMKQINPDVVAAYPITPSTEIVQIFSNYVSDGEVDTEFVAVESEHSAMTACIGAAACGCRVMTATASQGLALMHEMLFIAAGLRLPIVMAVASRSLSSPLNIHGDHSDSVASRDSGWMQFFCETVQEGYDTLIQAVKIAERAYLPALVAIDGFILSHCQERIEIFDDRDVREFLGKPKPNYNLLDWRNPILVGPATLQDYYFEFKRSEIEGMNRALPIIEEVQEEFKKRFGRGYPVLEEYRCDDAEAVVLVMGSACGTCRVAVDHLRAKGKRVGMVKLRVFRPLVHPLLKKSLAKFKAVGVLDRVDAVNSYGGPLFTEVSSVLYDLPERPKLFSYVYGLGGREFAPEDATFVFEQVLSGKKDELVTYIGVR, via the coding sequence ATGATTGTTGCCAAGACCGGTAATGAGGCGCTTGCCTATGCGATGAAGCAGATAAATCCTGATGTGGTCGCAGCATATCCGATTACGCCTTCAACCGAGATTGTCCAGATTTTTTCCAATTATGTGAGTGATGGCGAGGTTGATACCGAGTTTGTGGCGGTTGAGAGTGAGCATTCGGCGATGACCGCCTGCATTGGAGCAGCAGCCTGCGGTTGCCGGGTGATGACCGCAACCGCATCCCAGGGTCTGGCTTTGATGCACGAGATGCTTTTCATCGCTGCGGGATTGCGGCTGCCGATTGTGATGGCGGTTGCCTCCCGTTCGCTTTCCTCGCCATTGAATATTCACGGTGACCATTCTGATTCGGTTGCCTCTCGGGATTCGGGCTGGATGCAGTTCTTCTGCGAGACGGTGCAGGAGGGGTATGACACCCTGATACAGGCGGTGAAGATTGCAGAAAGGGCTTATCTGCCCGCGCTGGTTGCGATTGATGGTTTTATCCTCTCCCATTGCCAGGAGCGGATTGAGATATTTGATGATAGGGATGTGCGCGAATTCCTCGGAAAGCCAAAACCAAACTACAATCTCCTGGACTGGCGTAATCCGATTCTTGTTGGACCGGCAACTCTGCAGGATTACTATTTTGAGTTCAAGCGCAGCGAGATTGAGGGGATGAACCGGGCGCTTCCAATCATTGAGGAGGTTCAGGAGGAGTTTAAAAAGAGGTTTGGCAGGGGATACCCGGTTCTTGAGGAGTATCGGTGTGATGATGCGGAGGCGGTGGTTTTAGTAATGGGTTCGGCGTGTGGAACCTGCCGGGTTGCTGTTGACCATTTACGGGCAAAGGGCAAGAGGGTGGGAATGGTGAAACTAAGGGTTTTTCGTCCATTAGTTCATCCCCTCTTGAAAAAGAGCCTGGCTAAATTTAAGGCGGTTGGGGTTCTTGACCGGGTTGATGCGGTCAACTCCTATGGTGGACCTCTGTTTACCGAGGTGAGTTCGGTTCTGTATGATTTGCCCGAGCGTCCGAAACTCTTTTCCTATGTTTATGGTCTTGGTGGCAGGGAGTTTGCACCTGAGGATGCGACTTTTGTCTTTGAGCAGGTGCTTTCCGGTAAAAAGGATGAACTGGTAACATATATAGGGGTGAGGTGA
- a CDS encoding lipoprotein-releasing ABC transporter permease subunit — protein MGFEFFVARRYLRGRSRRLLSGPSAIAMGGVFVGVAAIIIVLSVENGFHKELRDRILGASPHITVSQFGYKPIDYGGEADSIVKKIRQVPGVVQVAPFIYSKILMRAGSLVEGGVVKGIEPDAEGEITDIAKSMVEGSFAFDSSGLVIGCELARNLGLFVGDEIVLFSPFAGTATPVGYLPRTKTFRVQGIFDAGMYEYNASFVFVSLADLQQFLGMPGKINGFEIKCSDPLNATRIARRIAIELGMPFRATDWIAQNRNLFTALRLEKVVTFIVLVLIVLVAAFNIVGMLTMMVIRKTREIGILKTIGARSKSITRIFMLVGLLIGVIGTGLGALFGFIVSYLLNRYRFVSLPGDVYFIKNLPVEMQWQDFVLVCLAALVITFLATFYPAWRAAKLQPVEAIRYE, from the coding sequence ATGGGTTTTGAGTTTTTTGTTGCCCGTAGGTATCTTCGGGGCAGGAGCCGGCGCCTACTTTCCGGTCCGAGCGCCATTGCGATGGGTGGGGTTTTTGTGGGTGTAGCAGCAATCATCATCGTCCTTTCGGTTGAGAACGGGTTTCACAAGGAGTTGCGGGACCGGATTCTGGGCGCCTCTCCCCATATTACCGTTTCCCAGTTTGGTTACAAGCCGATTGACTATGGAGGTGAAGCCGATTCAATAGTAAAGAAAATCAGACAGGTGCCAGGGGTGGTTCAGGTGGCACCGTTTATCTATTCCAAGATTCTCATGCGGGCGGGTTCACTTGTGGAAGGTGGCGTTGTCAAAGGGATTGAACCTGATGCCGAAGGCGAGATAACCGACATTGCCAAAAGTATGGTAGAAGGGTCTTTTGCATTTGACTCCTCAGGTCTGGTGATTGGTTGTGAACTGGCGAGGAATTTAGGGCTGTTTGTCGGTGATGAGATTGTGCTTTTTTCACCGTTTGCTGGCACCGCCACACCGGTTGGTTATCTGCCGCGGACAAAGACCTTCAGGGTTCAGGGTATCTTTGATGCCGGGATGTATGAGTATAACGCCAGTTTTGTGTTTGTGAGCCTTGCTGACCTGCAGCAATTTTTAGGTATGCCCGGGAAGATTAACGGGTTTGAGATAAAATGTTCAGACCCCTTGAATGCCACGAGGATTGCAAGGCGTATTGCTATTGAACTTGGTATGCCATTCCGGGCAACGGACTGGATTGCCCAGAACAGAAACCTTTTTACCGCTCTGCGTTTGGAAAAGGTGGTTACTTTTATCGTTTTGGTTCTGATTGTCTTGGTGGCGGCTTTTAATATCGTCGGGATGCTGACAATGATGGTGATACGCAAGACCAGGGAGATAGGGATTCTGAAAACGATTGGTGCAAGGTCAAAGAGTATTACCAGGATTTTTATGCTGGTGGGGCTTTTAATCGGGGTGATTGGGACCGGTCTTGGTGCCCTTTTTGGGTTTATTGTTTCCTATCTTTTAAACCGTTACCGGTTTGTCAGCCTGCCCGGTGATGTTTATTTTATCAAGAATCTGCCGGTGGAGATGCAGTGGCAGGATTTTGTCCTTGTCTGCCTTGCCGCATTGGTCATCACCTTTCTGGCAACATTTTATCCGGCATGGCGGGCGGCAAAACTGCAGCCGGTGGAGGCGATTCGTTATGAATGA
- a CDS encoding protein arginine kinase — MNPRTERVGSWLSATGPESDVVISTRVRFARNLADVPFPIRMKPEDQELVLDTVRWALKETGFLNRGRFYEEVMLDEPDGHYFVERHLASPDFISSKGKKGLYVSDDETLSLMVNEEDHLRFQGLASGLDFSLAFALAGEMDEKLGSQVDYAFSPQFGFLTSCPTNVGTGMRASVFLHLPGLVLTREIEKVLRGAYSVGLLVRGIYGEGSETRGNLFQISNQKTLGQSEAEIIEVITNICRQIIDYEHKAREYLMHNLRVEVEDKVFRSLGILRGARIISSAEATNLLATVRLGVSLGIINELKLSEVTSLLVLIRPANLEAILGEKLEPAERDERRATFIRQKLVR, encoded by the coding sequence ATGAACCCAAGAACTGAAAGGGTTGGTTCCTGGCTGAGCGCCACGGGCCCTGAGTCTGATGTTGTCATCTCCACCAGGGTCCGCTTTGCCCGTAACCTTGCTGATGTCCCTTTTCCGATAAGGATGAAGCCCGAGGACCAGGAACTGGTTTTAGATACGGTGCGCTGGGCACTGAAAGAAACCGGGTTTTTGAACCGAGGGCGGTTTTATGAGGAGGTGATGTTGGATGAACCAGACGGACATTACTTTGTTGAACGTCATCTTGCCTCACCCGATTTTATCTCAAGCAAGGGCAAAAAGGGGCTTTATGTGTCAGATGATGAAACCCTCAGTTTGATGGTAAATGAGGAGGACCATCTCCGTTTCCAGGGGCTGGCATCTGGGCTTGATTTTTCTCTCGCCTTTGCGCTGGCAGGGGAGATGGATGAAAAACTCGGGTCTCAGGTTGACTATGCCTTTTCTCCTCAGTTCGGGTTTCTCACCTCCTGTCCGACAAATGTCGGCACCGGGATGAGGGCTTCGGTCTTTCTGCACCTGCCGGGTCTGGTGTTGACAAGGGAGATTGAGAAGGTGCTGCGCGGGGCGTATTCGGTTGGGCTTTTGGTAAGGGGAATTTACGGGGAGGGTAGTGAAACCAGAGGCAATCTGTTTCAGATTTCCAATCAGAAGACCCTGGGTCAGTCTGAGGCGGAGATAATTGAGGTGATAACCAATATCTGCCGGCAGATAATTGACTATGAGCACAAGGCGCGGGAATATCTGATGCACAATCTGAGGGTTGAGGTTGAGGATAAGGTCTTTCGGTCATTGGGGATTCTGCGCGGGGCGAGAATCATCTCTTCGGCGGAGGCAACAAACCTCTTGGCAACGGTGCGCCTGGGGGTGAGTTTGGGAATTATCAATGAGTTGAAACTGAGCGAGGTTACCTCCCTCTTGGTTTTAATCAGACCGGCAAACCTGGAGGCAATTTTGGGTGAAAAACTTGAGCCGGCAGAGCGGGATGAGCGCCGCGCAACATTTATCCGACAGAAACTGGTGCGATAA
- a CDS encoding ABC transporter ATP-binding protein, which yields MNDEVLRAEDIWRSFQTGPEKLEVLKGVSLTVNKGELVAIVGPSGSGKSTLLHILGGLDRPERGRVILDSCDIFSYPEQRLPELRNQKVGFVFQFHHLLSEFTVVENVAVPLLITGMDRKKAFARAEEVLVEVGFTSRMRHKPAELSGGERALVAVARALANSPAVIFADEPTGNLDSRSTELLMALLVRLSNEKGKTILVVTHNDFVAGKAGRRLLLKDGKLWQ from the coding sequence ATGAATGATGAGGTCTTGAGAGCAGAGGATATCTGGCGCAGTTTTCAGACCGGTCCGGAAAAACTGGAGGTTTTAAAAGGTGTGAGTCTCACGGTAAATAAAGGGGAGCTGGTGGCGATTGTGGGACCGTCAGGTTCAGGCAAGTCAACCCTTCTGCATATCTTGGGCGGTCTTGACCGACCAGAAAGAGGCAGGGTTATCCTTGATTCCTGCGACATCTTCAGTTATCCTGAACAGCGGTTACCGGAGCTGCGCAATCAGAAGGTGGGGTTTGTGTTTCAGTTTCACCACCTTTTGAGCGAGTTCACGGTTGTGGAAAATGTGGCGGTGCCACTTTTGATTACCGGTATGGATAGGAAAAAGGCTTTTGCTCGTGCCGAAGAGGTTTTGGTTGAGGTCGGCTTTACTTCGCGAATGAGACACAAGCCGGCAGAGCTTTCCGGTGGGGAAAGGGCGCTGGTGGCGGTGGCAAGGGCGCTGGCAAATTCGCCGGCAGTTATCTTTGCTGATGAGCCGACCGGTAATCTGGATTCACGGTCGACCGAGTTGCTGATGGCACTCTTGGTGCGGTTAAGTAATGAGAAGGGGAAGACGATTTTGGTGGTAACCCACAACGATTTTGTGGCAGGCAAGGCAGGGAGGCGGCTGTTGTTAAAGGATGGAAAACTTTGGCAATGA
- a CDS encoding UvrB/UvrC motif-containing protein — MKRLCDICGKNEAILTVRHLDKEGKATEIGICAQCAKERGFSGVEDLQKGAAELLAELKARIEDKDKKVVCPKCGMSFAEFKRVGRLGCASCYLTFGKEIEPLIRRLHGSVQHVGKSPQEGVKRAQERLKIQRLRKELEVAIKEEDYERAAALRDLLREAGDEPKN; from the coding sequence ATGAAGAGGCTTTGCGACATCTGTGGTAAGAACGAGGCTATTTTGACCGTCCGCCATCTGGATAAGGAGGGTAAGGCAACCGAGATTGGTATCTGCGCACAGTGTGCTAAGGAAAGGGGATTTAGCGGGGTTGAGGATTTGCAGAAGGGTGCGGCAGAACTGTTGGCAGAACTGAAGGCGCGGATTGAAGACAAAGACAAAAAGGTTGTCTGCCCTAAGTGCGGGATGAGTTTTGCCGAATTCAAGCGGGTGGGCAGGCTTGGCTGTGCCTCCTGTTACCTAACATTTGGTAAAGAGATAGAGCCTTTAATCCGGCGGTTGCACGGCTCAGTGCAGCATGTGGGCAAGAGCCCCCAGGAGGGGGTAAAAAGGGCGCAGGAGCGGCTCAAGATTCAAAGGTTGCGTAAGGAGCTGGAGGTGGCGATAAAGGAGGAGGATTATGAGCGGGCAGCAGCCCTGCGCGACCTTTTGAGGGAGGCGGGAGATGAACCCAAGAACTGA
- a CDS encoding 4Fe-4S binding protein → MGKRLKGWQELPCGAIITDMGAVKENKTGAWRSMRPVWNREKCRQCLMCWIYCPDSAIMVKDGKMVGIDYDYCKGCGICAGICPAKVIDMEKERK, encoded by the coding sequence ATGGGAAAGAGATTAAAGGGCTGGCAGGAGTTGCCCTGCGGCGCGATTATAACCGATATGGGTGCGGTGAAGGAGAACAAGACCGGTGCCTGGCGCAGTATGCGACCGGTATGGAACAGGGAGAAGTGCCGTCAGTGTCTTATGTGCTGGATTTACTGCCCTGATAGCGCCATTATGGTTAAGGATGGCAAGATGGTCGGGATTGATTATGACTATTGCAAGGGTTGTGGCATCTGCGCAGGTATCTGTCCGGCAAAGGTGATTGATATGGAAAAGGAGCGGAAATGA
- the selA gene encoding L-seryl-tRNA(Sec) selenium transferase: MELSAEKEKRLRQLPQVEKVANDRRLKSVVVELHPRMVRRVIRQYLEEVRERILLGQDEEFNIDELKARLLTARQPSLTRAINGLGVVLHTGLGRAPLARVAQEGLVDVSEHFSSLEINLLDGRRGNRYQHIEPLLCELTGAEAGMVVNNNCAATLLILATIAKGKEVIVSRGQLIEIGGSFRIPEVMLQSGCKMVEVGTTNRTHLRDYENAITPETAAILRVHTSNYRIVGFTKEVGLAELVQLGRRHSIPVIDDLGSGALFDLSKYGLPKEPVVAESIATGADVVCFSGDKLIGAGQAGIIVGRKDLIGRMKKNPLTRALRCDKLTYAVLERTLQLFLDEEKVIKEHSLFQILLKPLNEIEAEAGELINQVKDKLIDKADFSIKPVKAEVGGGSLATESLDSMAVAIKPRGLSVDELAKKMRLFRPPVFGRVEKDEYLLDFRTIRKDEISTVAQALIAAFTSP; the protein is encoded by the coding sequence ATGGAATTGAGCGCAGAAAAAGAGAAAAGGTTGCGGCAGTTGCCGCAGGTGGAAAAGGTTGCCAATGATAGAAGACTGAAATCGGTTGTTGTCGAGCTGCATCCGCGGATGGTGCGGCGGGTTATCCGGCAGTATCTTGAGGAGGTGCGGGAAAGGATTCTCCTTGGTCAGGATGAGGAGTTCAATATCGATGAGTTGAAGGCAAGGCTTTTGACAGCGCGGCAGCCAAGTCTGACAAGGGCGATTAATGGGTTAGGCGTTGTTTTGCATACCGGTCTGGGCAGGGCACCGCTGGCACGGGTGGCGCAGGAGGGGCTTGTTGATGTGAGCGAACATTTCTCCTCTTTGGAAATCAACCTTTTGGATGGGAGGCGGGGCAACCGTTATCAGCACATTGAGCCGCTCCTTTGCGAACTGACCGGTGCTGAGGCAGGGATGGTGGTTAATAACAACTGTGCGGCAACACTCTTGATTCTCGCAACGATTGCCAAAGGTAAGGAGGTGATTGTTTCGCGCGGGCAGTTGATTGAGATTGGCGGTTCCTTCAGGATTCCTGAGGTGATGCTCCAGAGCGGCTGCAAGATGGTGGAGGTGGGCACAACCAATCGCACCCATCTGCGCGACTATGAGAATGCGATTACCCCTGAGACCGCAGCGATTCTGCGCGTCCATACCTCCAATTACCGGATTGTTGGTTTTACCAAGGAGGTCGGGCTGGCGGAACTGGTGCAACTGGGAAGAAGGCATTCAATACCGGTGATTGACGATTTGGGTTCGGGAGCGCTCTTTGATTTGTCCAAGTATGGTCTGCCCAAGGAGCCGGTGGTGGCAGAGTCAATTGCAACCGGTGCCGATGTTGTCTGCTTTTCCGGTGATAAACTCATCGGTGCCGGACAGGCGGGGATAATTGTCGGGAGAAAGGATTTGATTGGCCGGATGAAGAAAAACCCGTTAACCCGAGCCCTGCGTTGCGATAAGCTGACCTATGCGGTTTTGGAGCGCACCTTGCAACTTTTCCTTGATGAGGAAAAGGTGATCAAGGAGCATAGCCTTTTTCAGATTCTTTTAAAGCCCTTGAATGAGATTGAGGCTGAGGCGGGTGAGTTGATTAACCAGGTCAAAGACAAACTGATAGATAAGGCTGATTTTAGCATCAAACCGGTTAAGGCTGAGGTGGGAGGTGGTTCATTGGCAACCGAGAGCCTTGATTCAATGGCGGTTGCTATTAAGCCCAGAGGTTTGAGCGTTGATGAACTGGCAAAGAAAATGAGGCTTTTCCGTCCGCCGGTATTCGGCAGGGTGGAAAAAGATGAGTATCTTCTGGACTTTCGCACCATCCGCAAGGATGAGATTTCTACAGTTGCGCAGGCTTTGATTGCCGCCTTCACCTCCCCTTAA